From a region of the Dehalococcoidia bacterium genome:
- a CDS encoding LLM class F420-dependent oxidoreductase has protein sequence MKYGAMMFPTDYAIPPGELAALLESHGFESLFFPEHTHIPASRRTPYPGGTDLPQEYWHTYDPFVALTAAAMATTRLMVGTGICLVIERDPITTAKEVASLDFLSGGRFLFGIGGGWNAEEMENHGTDFRLRWRILRERVLAMKAIWTQDEAEFHGRYVDFDPIWSYPKPAQKPHPPVLMGGDGATTFDRVIEFCDGWMPIQRGRSGADRLIEKAAELRRRAQVAGRDPDTISISVFGATPDRDTVRRYEDAGVERVIFGLPPAPREAVEPRVERLAELIR, from the coding sequence ATGAAGTACGGCGCCATGATGTTTCCGACCGACTACGCAATCCCGCCGGGCGAGCTCGCCGCGCTCCTGGAGTCGCATGGCTTCGAGTCGCTCTTCTTCCCAGAGCACACCCACATCCCGGCCAGCCGCCGCACGCCCTACCCGGGCGGTACCGACCTTCCCCAGGAGTACTGGCACACTTACGACCCCTTCGTGGCCCTGACCGCCGCGGCGATGGCCACGACGCGCCTCATGGTCGGGACCGGCATCTGCCTGGTCATCGAACGCGACCCGATTACCACCGCCAAGGAAGTGGCCAGCCTCGACTTCCTCTCCGGCGGCCGCTTCCTCTTCGGCATCGGCGGCGGGTGGAATGCGGAGGAGATGGAGAACCACGGCACGGACTTCAGGCTGCGCTGGCGCATTCTGCGCGAGCGCGTCCTGGCGATGAAGGCCATCTGGACGCAGGACGAAGCCGAGTTCCACGGCCGCTACGTAGACTTCGACCCCATCTGGTCCTACCCGAAGCCCGCGCAGAAGCCACACCCTCCCGTCCTCATGGGCGGCGACGGGGCGACCACCTTTGACCGCGTGATCGAGTTCTGCGACGGCTGGATGCCGATCCAGCGCGGCCGGTCAGGCGCCGACCGCCTGATCGAGAAGGCGGCAGAGTTGCGCCGCCGCGCGCAGGTCGCCGGCCGCGACCCGGACACTATCTCGATCAGCGTCTTCGGCGCCACGCCCGACCGCGACACCGTCCGGCGCTACGAGGACGCCGGGGTTGAGCGCGTGATCTTCGGACTACCGCCGGCTCCGCGAGAGGCGGTCGAGCCGCGGGTTGAACGCCTGGCGGAGCTAATCCGCTAG
- a CDS encoding NDP-sugar synthase translates to MNAVILVGGGGTRLRPLTYAVPKPLIPVLNRPLISHLLDNLRRHGVDRVVFAASAQEKRIEEELGDGDGIGLEISYCYETEPLGSGLAVKQAAKGFDEPFFVCNGDVITDLDVADMAARHKERGAIVSISLAQVEDPSGYGVVEMDRTDRITRFVEKPPRSEAPSNFANAGTWIFDPSVLEHIPDEKMDRSLEQLVFPLLIADGYLVLGYPSDAYWMDVGTPERYLQLHYDLLKGRIPQWLPGDLRDGHPSVGVESQVWHDVRVEGRVILGRACRVGGMTRLAGPSVLGDRCDVRDKAVIERSVIWSNAKVGSEAVVRDSILGKGCWVGDGAVVEGAILADGAKVKRGVRLGPGARLEPDEVAG, encoded by the coding sequence ATGAACGCCGTGATCCTGGTCGGAGGGGGCGGGACGCGGCTGCGTCCCCTGACCTACGCGGTCCCCAAGCCACTGATCCCGGTCCTCAACCGGCCGCTGATCTCCCATCTGCTCGACAACCTGAGACGCCACGGCGTGGACCGCGTGGTGTTCGCGGCCTCGGCGCAGGAGAAGCGCATCGAGGAGGAGCTTGGCGACGGAGACGGGATCGGCCTCGAGATTTCCTACTGCTACGAGACGGAGCCGCTGGGCTCCGGCCTTGCGGTCAAGCAGGCGGCAAAGGGCTTCGATGAGCCCTTCTTCGTCTGCAACGGCGACGTGATCACGGACCTGGACGTCGCGGACATGGCGGCGCGCCACAAGGAGCGCGGCGCCATCGTCAGCATTTCCCTGGCGCAGGTGGAGGACCCCAGCGGCTACGGCGTAGTCGAGATGGACAGGACGGACCGGATCACGCGCTTCGTAGAGAAGCCGCCGCGCAGCGAGGCGCCCAGCAACTTCGCTAACGCCGGCACCTGGATCTTCGATCCCTCGGTGCTGGAACACATACCGGACGAAAAGATGGACCGCTCCCTGGAGCAGCTGGTGTTTCCCCTGCTCATCGCCGACGGCTACCTGGTTCTCGGCTACCCCTCGGACGCCTACTGGATGGACGTGGGTACACCCGAGCGCTACCTCCAGCTCCACTATGACCTCCTGAAGGGCCGGATCCCCCAGTGGCTGCCCGGCGACCTGCGCGATGGCCACCCCTCGGTGGGTGTCGAGAGCCAGGTGTGGCACGACGTCCGGGTGGAGGGGCGCGTGATCCTGGGCCGCGCCTGCCGGGTGGGCGGGATGACGCGGCTCGCCGGGCCGTCCGTCCTCGGCGACCGCTGCGACGTGCGCGACAAGGCGGTCATCGAGCGCTCCGTCATCTGGTCGAACGCCAAGGTCGGGTCAGAGGCCGTCGTGCGCGACAGCATTCTCGGCAAGGGGTGCTGGGTAGGCGATGGCGCCGTCGTGGAGGGCGCCATCCTCGCCGACGGCGCCAAGGTGAAGCGCGGCGTGCGGCTGGGCCCGGGCGCGCGCCTGGAGCCGGACGAGGTGGCGGGTTAG
- a CDS encoding hemerythrin domain-containing protein, which yields MTLPTQKLRDEHAHLLPEIEKLRTVADEIDTAPPDELRDALEDAYLFLENHLIPHARAEDRVLYPAVARALGSEHATDTMTRDHVEVGTLANELGVLRAGLADGEEPPRNVRTEARRVLYGLYALVKAHFAKEEELYLPLLDRTMTAAEFDRLYEAMEAVGRNSRFQVA from the coding sequence ATGACCCTGCCTACCCAGAAACTTCGCGACGAGCACGCCCATCTCCTGCCCGAGATCGAGAAGCTGAGGACCGTTGCTGACGAAATCGACACGGCACCGCCAGACGAGCTACGGGATGCCCTGGAGGACGCCTACCTCTTCCTGGAGAACCATCTCATCCCCCATGCCCGCGCCGAAGACCGCGTGCTTTATCCGGCCGTCGCGCGCGCCCTCGGGTCCGAGCACGCCACAGACACCATGACGCGTGACCACGTCGAGGTGGGCACGCTGGCGAACGAGCTCGGCGTCCTCAGGGCCGGACTCGCGGACGGCGAAGAGCCGCCCAGGAACGTACGGACCGAGGCCCGGAGGGTGCTGTACGGCCTCTACGCCCTGGTGAAGGCGCACTTCGCCAAGGAGGAGGAACTCTACCTGCCGCTGCTCGACCGCACGATGACGGCCGCCGAGTTCGACCGGCTGTACGAGGCTATGGAGGCGGTCGGGCGAAACTCGAGGTTCCAGGTCGCCTGA
- a CDS encoding DUF4149 domain-containing protein encodes MLEALPYWLHLIAAAAWVGPQLMMFLVVVPGLGALDTGTRARFLARISVRFGWLGAASLALLLLTGIDNIDRYAPGRMFEFRYGYILAVKLALFGIVTVLTALHSLVVGPRLLRLQELAAHSPDSAPGLPRARRASALLSALTLVLSLAVLFCAALLRSRWAFGPA; translated from the coding sequence ATGCTCGAAGCCCTGCCTTACTGGCTCCATCTGATCGCGGCCGCCGCCTGGGTCGGGCCCCAGCTGATGATGTTCCTGGTGGTCGTGCCCGGCCTCGGCGCTCTCGACACCGGCACGCGCGCCCGCTTCCTGGCGCGCATCAGCGTGCGTTTCGGCTGGCTTGGCGCCGCTTCTCTGGCGCTCCTCTTGCTGACCGGGATCGACAACATCGACCGCTATGCGCCCGGCCGCATGTTCGAGTTCCGCTACGGCTATATCCTCGCCGTCAAGCTCGCCCTCTTTGGCATAGTCACGGTGCTGACGGCGCTGCACTCGCTGGTCGTCGGGCCACGCTTGCTCCGTCTCCAGGAGCTGGCGGCGCACTCGCCGGACTCGGCCCCCGGCCTGCCGCGGGCCCGCCGCGCCTCGGCCCTGCTCTCCGCGCTGACTCTGGTGCTCTCGCTCGCCGTGCTCTTCTGCGCGGCCCTGCTGCGCAGCCGCTGGGCCTTCGGGCCGGCCTGA
- a CDS encoding MarC family protein, with translation MDDLARAFVSFFAIIDPVGNVLVFHLFTRTLSQRDRLLTAAVAVGAAFVMLTAFSLGGHEGLDLLGISQDGFKVAAGLLLLPSAYRLVMEGQPAEGDGTPSHPLDLALVPLATPLIAGPGALAATISFSDTLGQDVTVGAFSLVLALSFAAFAAAGALFQLLGAPFLRLLARLVGIVLFAIAVDFVLDGARAFFEGGALTGT, from the coding sequence ATGGACGACCTTGCACGGGCCTTCGTGTCTTTCTTCGCGATCATCGACCCCGTCGGCAACGTGCTCGTCTTCCACCTGTTCACCCGCACCCTCAGCCAACGCGACAGACTCCTGACGGCGGCGGTAGCGGTCGGGGCGGCCTTCGTGATGCTGACGGCGTTCAGCCTCGGCGGTCACGAGGGATTGGACCTCCTCGGGATTTCCCAGGACGGCTTCAAGGTCGCGGCAGGACTGCTCTTGCTGCCGTCCGCCTACCGGCTTGTGATGGAAGGCCAGCCGGCGGAAGGGGACGGGACGCCTTCGCACCCGCTGGACCTGGCGCTGGTGCCGCTGGCCACGCCTCTTATCGCCGGGCCCGGCGCCCTGGCGGCGACGATCTCGTTTTCGGACACGCTCGGGCAGGATGTGACAGTCGGGGCCTTCAGCCTGGTGCTCGCGCTGTCGTTCGCGGCCTTCGCGGCGGCGGGAGCACTGTTCCAGCTCCTTGGCGCGCCGTTCCTGCGCCTTCTGGCGCGCCTGGTGGGCATCGTCCTTTTCGCCATCGCGGTGGACTTCGTCCTGGACGGCGCGCGGGCCTTTTTCGAGGGAGGCGCCCTTACGGGGACCTGA
- a CDS encoding GAF domain-containing sensor histidine kinase, translating to MALPAVSIFLLLAFTDLVLVKKLSSVPALLIATGIAIAGVSLFSSLVFSALEPLRRRLLAQNEELRVSGERLQAVYEAGVKITSDLSLAAVLHDVVEASRRVAGARYGALAVLDESGTIVDFVTSGVSEEERARMGHIPRGRGLIGHVLSTGMPYRTADIASDPHAVGFPPGHPRMHSFLGVPLLYKGRVVGNLYLTDKEDGAFTEQDERAIQAFATQAAVAIQNARLYEQVQDMAVLRERERIGMDLHDGTIQQLYGLGLKLEDCIGRVQSEPEEVREELDEAIERINAIIRDIRSYIFDLRPLRLQGSDLVTALGELVMETRVNTLMTVDLRVNDEHIADSLTEEQASQLFAIAHEALANVRKHAQARTVTVSLSREGGRLSLQVADDGRGMQDREHATGRGLGNMADRAEALGGSFTLESAPGKGTAVTVEVPLRRQA from the coding sequence GTGGCACTGCCGGCCGTCTCGATCTTCCTCCTCCTCGCCTTCACCGACCTCGTCCTGGTCAAGAAGTTGTCCAGCGTGCCAGCGCTGCTCATCGCGACCGGGATCGCCATTGCCGGCGTAAGTCTCTTCTCGAGCCTGGTCTTCTCGGCCCTCGAGCCGCTGCGGCGCCGGCTCCTGGCCCAGAACGAGGAGCTGCGCGTGTCCGGAGAGCGCCTCCAGGCCGTCTACGAGGCCGGCGTGAAGATCACTTCGGACCTCTCGCTTGCGGCCGTGCTTCACGACGTGGTGGAGGCTAGCCGCCGGGTCGCGGGCGCGCGGTACGGCGCCCTAGCCGTCCTGGACGAGAGCGGCACCATCGTGGACTTCGTGACCTCTGGCGTAAGCGAGGAGGAGAGGGCACGGATGGGCCACATCCCGCGCGGACGCGGGCTTATCGGCCATGTGCTCTCTACAGGAATGCCCTACCGGACGGCGGACATCGCCTCGGACCCGCACGCAGTGGGCTTCCCGCCAGGGCACCCTCGTATGCACTCCTTCCTTGGCGTGCCGCTGCTCTACAAGGGCCGCGTGGTCGGCAACCTTTACCTGACAGACAAAGAGGACGGCGCCTTCACCGAGCAAGACGAGCGCGCCATCCAGGCGTTCGCGACGCAGGCGGCGGTCGCCATCCAGAACGCGCGCCTCTATGAGCAGGTACAGGACATGGCCGTCCTCCGCGAGCGCGAGCGGATCGGGATGGACCTGCACGACGGCACCATCCAGCAGCTGTACGGCCTGGGCCTGAAGCTGGAGGACTGCATCGGCAGGGTACAGTCGGAGCCGGAGGAGGTCCGGGAAGAGCTGGACGAGGCCATCGAGCGCATCAACGCCATCATCCGCGACATCCGGAGCTACATATTCGACCTCCGTCCCCTGCGGCTCCAGGGTTCCGACCTGGTGACCGCGCTCGGCGAGTTGGTGATGGAGACGCGCGTCAACACGCTCATGACGGTAGACCTCAGGGTCAACGATGAGCACATCGCCGACAGCCTGACCGAAGAACAGGCGTCGCAATTGTTCGCCATCGCGCACGAGGCGCTGGCAAACGTCCGCAAACACGCGCAGGCGCGCACGGTCACGGTGTCCCTCTCTCGCGAAGGAGGCCGGCTCTCCCTGCAGGTCGCGGACGACGGCCGTGGCATGCAGGACCGGGAGCACGCGACGGGACGCGGCCTTGGTAACATGGCTGACCGCGCGGAGGCCCTCGGCGGCTCTTTCACGCTCGAATCGGCGCCCGGAAAGGGCACGGCGGTCACGGTCGAAGTGCCGCTGCGGCGCCAGGCCTGA
- a CDS encoding alpha/beta hydrolase: MAEMQTITLAPSGLEARYYRAGRGEPLLFLHHLAGLAGWQPSLEALSREFDVIAPYQPGWGPAKDDLSSVDNGLDLVLFNLDLLDALGIESAHVAGIGVGAWIAAELAALAPQRVRRLALVNPLGLWREEAPGEDPFAQPPGRGSAVLFADPARREELLVAGRNRIDVFVEEQLNLRAGAKFLWPIPDTGIERRLRRIKAPTLIVVGGLDRVVPRYYGDLWRSAIAGSRLLEVPDAGHVFDLEQPEEFARTVTAFLSA, translated from the coding sequence ATGGCTGAAATGCAGACGATCACGCTGGCGCCTTCCGGCCTGGAAGCGCGCTACTACAGGGCAGGCAGGGGTGAGCCCCTGCTCTTCCTGCACCATCTCGCCGGGCTCGCGGGCTGGCAGCCATCGCTGGAGGCCCTGAGCCGCGAGTTCGATGTCATCGCGCCCTACCAGCCCGGTTGGGGCCCGGCAAAGGACGACCTCTCGAGCGTCGACAACGGGCTGGACCTGGTGCTGTTCAACCTGGACCTGCTGGACGCGTTGGGCATCGAGTCTGCCCACGTGGCCGGCATCGGCGTTGGCGCCTGGATCGCTGCGGAGCTCGCGGCCCTGGCGCCGCAGCGCGTGCGGCGGCTGGCTCTGGTGAACCCGCTCGGCCTGTGGCGGGAGGAGGCGCCGGGGGAGGACCCCTTCGCCCAGCCGCCCGGCCGGGGTTCCGCGGTGCTGTTCGCGGACCCGGCGCGGCGCGAGGAGCTCCTGGTGGCCGGGCGCAACCGGATCGATGTCTTCGTGGAGGAGCAACTGAACCTCCGCGCCGGCGCCAAGTTCCTTTGGCCCATCCCGGACACGGGCATCGAGCGCCGCCTGCGGCGCATCAAGGCGCCGACGCTCATCGTCGTCGGCGGGCTGGACCGCGTCGTGCCGCGCTACTACGGCGATCTCTGGCGCTCGGCCATTGCCGGCTCGAGGCTCCTGGAGGTGCCCGATGCCGGGCACGTCTTCGACCTGGAGCAGCCGGAGGAGTTCGCCCGGACGGTAACGGCGTTCCTGTCAGCCTGA
- a CDS encoding transposase: MRDRHGAAALRRPALRCRCRGAAMLRPGAPDDHHMTLTRRRNSLRLRGYDYRTPGAYFVTICTEGRRPVLLGAQVHGTVEACWAAIPSHFPHVQLDAFVVMPNHIHGILHLLDHGPDGTPIPGRVLPGSLSAVVRSFKAASARQLRAQASLSMSIWQRHYYDRIVTDHRDLDLVREYIANNPANWRYDPENPERDESAEYLKAWSWVERPQGAAVLRPYVGQRERKRRRRALIERWVPGREEK, from the coding sequence ATGCGGGACCGGCACGGTGCCGCCGCCCTCCGTCGACCGGCGTTGCGGTGTAGGTGTAGGGGCGCAGCAATGCTGCGCCCGGGCGCCCCGGACGATCACCACATGACATTGACCAGACGACGTAACTCTCTCCGCCTGCGCGGATACGACTACCGGACACCAGGCGCATACTTCGTGACCATCTGCACGGAAGGTCGCCGCCCGGTCCTTCTTGGTGCTCAGGTCCACGGAACCGTGGAGGCATGCTGGGCTGCAATCCCGAGCCACTTTCCTCATGTGCAACTCGACGCCTTCGTCGTCATGCCAAACCACATCCATGGCATCCTTCACCTCCTTGACCACGGGCCGGATGGGACCCCGATTCCGGGCCGGGTGCTTCCGGGTTCGCTCTCGGCGGTCGTCCGTTCGTTCAAGGCCGCATCTGCAAGGCAGCTTCGCGCGCAAGCCAGCCTTTCCATGTCGATCTGGCAGCGACACTACTACGACCGCATTGTCACGGATCATCGCGATCTCGACCTCGTTCGCGAGTACATTGCGAATAACCCGGCCAACTGGCGCTACGATCCGGAGAATCCCGAAAGGGACGAGAGTGCGGAATACCTGAAGGCGTGGTCCTGGGTTGAGAGGCCCCAGGGCGCAGCAGTGCTGCGCCCCTACGTCGGGCAGCGGGAGCGCAAAAGGAGACGGCGAGCCCTGATCGAGCGATGGGTGCCTGGACGTGAAGAAAAGTGA
- a CDS encoding ferritin-like domain-containing protein — MPVSEKVLEELRKEPDVQLDLSWLNPPTEQGMYARPGRRGLTLEDVEKGSYGEIPAETNNWNMRLRGAAPLPNARRIGVRWNEMSQSWAESVMLLYEEAQARQWSSATDIPWEELTELDDDVELAMCQLCTFLNQVEFIAGDVPGRWLKNISNDHYETKLFLASQIMDEARHLDVFRKRALANGAGLLQGSGGAIGILYDADMVEMTTTLHIGGEGAVQSVFRMGELIANNEAEKRIFRLAAQDESRHVAFGVMHVKHLLETQPWRHDEIRGYLEGRNANQGNGGIAIGGTNSEALAILFAKGRKNIDEGYMMLLAARQKQFRELTQRLRVCGLADLADDMEKRRAAFLAGDPLDA, encoded by the coding sequence ATGCCCGTTAGCGAGAAAGTGCTCGAGGAGCTGCGCAAGGAGCCGGATGTCCAGTTAGACCTGTCCTGGCTGAACCCGCCGACGGAGCAGGGCATGTATGCCCGGCCCGGCCGGCGCGGCCTGACGCTGGAAGACGTCGAAAAGGGCTCCTACGGCGAGATCCCCGCGGAGACCAACAACTGGAACATGCGTCTGCGGGGCGCGGCGCCCCTGCCCAACGCGCGCAGGATCGGAGTGCGCTGGAACGAGATGTCCCAGTCCTGGGCGGAGTCCGTGATGCTCCTCTACGAAGAGGCCCAGGCCAGGCAGTGGTCCTCCGCCACCGACATCCCCTGGGAAGAGTTGACCGAACTGGACGATGACGTCGAGCTGGCGATGTGCCAGCTCTGCACTTTCCTCAACCAGGTCGAGTTCATCGCCGGCGATGTGCCCGGGCGATGGCTCAAGAACATCAGCAACGACCATTACGAGACGAAGCTCTTCCTTGCCTCCCAGATCATGGACGAGGCCCGGCACCTGGACGTCTTCCGCAAGCGGGCGCTGGCCAACGGCGCCGGCCTGCTCCAGGGCTCCGGCGGCGCGATCGGCATCCTCTACGACGCCGACATGGTCGAGATGACCACGACGTTGCACATAGGCGGCGAGGGGGCGGTGCAGAGCGTGTTCCGCATGGGCGAGCTCATCGCCAACAACGAGGCCGAGAAACGCATCTTTCGCCTCGCCGCCCAGGACGAGAGCCGGCATGTGGCCTTCGGCGTCATGCATGTCAAGCATCTCCTGGAGACGCAACCCTGGCGCCACGACGAGATCCGCGGTTACCTCGAAGGCCGCAACGCCAACCAGGGCAACGGCGGGATCGCCATCGGAGGCACGAACTCCGAGGCGCTGGCGATCCTGTTCGCCAAAGGCCGCAAGAACATCGACGAGGGCTACATGATGCTGCTGGCGGCGCGGCAGAAGCAGTTCCGGGAGCTGACGCAGCGCCTGCGCGTCTGTGGCCTTGCCGACCTGGCTGATGACATGGAGAAGCGCCGTGCCGCCTTCCTCGCCGGCGACCCTCTAGACGCCTAG
- a CDS encoding LLM class flavin-dependent oxidoreductase encodes MKFHFFNLMPWPYLPDDFREKHRSVWVDVDSRLYDPVRGHKVYNDYLDLLEQAAEMGYDGVGVNEHHQNAYGMMPSPALMAATLARRTQDVTILLLGQSIALYNPPTRVAEEMAMLDVISGGRLVSGFPVGTSMDDNYAFGANPATLREKYQEAHDLILRAWADPDVFAWNGKHYKLRYVNTWPKPIQKPHPPIWIPGGGSIETWDFCAERGYNYSYLSFSGYLRGQQLMEGFWQRVEALGKDFNPYQGAFAQQIVVADSDAEAQELYESHVRYFFERCLHVYPGFADAPGYRTEATIRAGFQAQVGGGPGASGSAVALKLSWRELIDQGFIIAGSPDSVSEQMENLAKRLKVGHIVALMHIGDMPVDKCAYSSELFARKVIPNLRSIWKGYEDHWSPKPLPKEKMVAPREFRARETAEA; translated from the coding sequence ATGAAATTCCACTTCTTCAACCTCATGCCCTGGCCGTATCTGCCCGACGACTTCCGCGAGAAGCATCGCAGCGTCTGGGTGGACGTCGACTCGCGGCTTTACGACCCCGTCCGCGGCCACAAGGTCTACAACGACTACCTTGACCTGCTCGAGCAGGCAGCGGAGATGGGCTACGACGGTGTCGGGGTGAACGAGCACCACCAGAACGCCTACGGCATGATGCCCTCTCCGGCGCTGATGGCGGCGACCCTGGCGCGGCGCACTCAAGACGTCACGATACTGCTCCTCGGCCAGTCCATCGCGCTCTACAACCCGCCGACGCGCGTAGCCGAGGAGATGGCCATGCTCGACGTCATCTCCGGCGGCCGCCTCGTATCGGGTTTCCCAGTCGGGACGTCGATGGACGACAACTATGCGTTCGGCGCGAATCCGGCGACGTTGCGGGAGAAGTATCAGGAAGCGCACGACCTGATCCTGCGGGCTTGGGCCGACCCGGACGTCTTCGCCTGGAACGGCAAGCACTACAAGCTGCGCTACGTCAACACGTGGCCGAAGCCGATCCAGAAGCCGCACCCACCGATCTGGATCCCCGGCGGCGGTTCGATTGAGACCTGGGATTTCTGCGCGGAGAGGGGTTACAACTACAGCTACCTCAGCTTCAGCGGCTATCTGCGCGGGCAACAGCTCATGGAGGGCTTCTGGCAGCGCGTGGAGGCCCTGGGCAAGGACTTCAACCCCTATCAGGGGGCCTTCGCCCAGCAGATCGTCGTCGCCGATTCGGACGCCGAGGCCCAGGAACTGTACGAGTCGCACGTGCGCTATTTCTTCGAGCGCTGCCTGCACGTCTACCCGGGTTTCGCGGACGCGCCGGGCTATCGCACGGAGGCCACGATCCGCGCCGGCTTCCAGGCCCAGGTCGGCGGCGGACCGGGCGCCAGCGGCTCGGCGGTGGCGCTGAAGCTCTCGTGGCGGGAGCTCATCGACCAGGGCTTCATCATCGCCGGCAGCCCGGACTCCGTTTCGGAGCAAATGGAGAACCTGGCGAAGCGCCTGAAGGTCGGGCACATCGTCGCCTTGATGCACATCGGCGACATGCCCGTGGACAAGTGCGCCTACAGCTCGGAGCTTTTCGCGCGCAAGGTCATCCCGAACCTCCGCAGCATCTGGAAGGGCTACGAAGACCACTGGTCTCCGAAGCCACTGCCGAAAGAGAAGATGGTCGCGCCGCGCGAATTCCGCGCACGCGAGACGGCGGAGGCATGA
- a CDS encoding metalloregulator ArsR/SmtB family transcription factor, whose amino-acid sequence MNAPPPDVPRVLAAISDATRLRVLVAIGNREAASVSTLAREFPVSRQAVAKHVAVLRDAGLVEAGRSGREVLYSVRPGRLQLAARWLAEAAAAWERRLAEIKRIAEAGEPLSGEGSGAAEG is encoded by the coding sequence ATGAATGCGCCTCCTCCCGACGTGCCGCGCGTGCTCGCCGCGATCTCGGACGCGACGCGCCTGCGGGTCCTCGTTGCCATCGGCAACCGGGAAGCGGCGAGCGTCTCCACGCTGGCGCGGGAGTTCCCCGTAAGCCGCCAGGCGGTGGCCAAGCACGTGGCGGTGCTGCGGGACGCCGGCCTCGTCGAGGCTGGACGGTCCGGCCGCGAGGTGCTGTACTCCGTGCGTCCGGGCCGCCTGCAGCTCGCGGCGCGCTGGCTTGCCGAGGCGGCCGCCGCCTGGGAGCGCAGGCTGGCCGAGATCAAGCGCATCGCAGAGGCAGGCGAGCCCCTGAGCGGGGAAGGAAGCGGCGCCGCAGAGGGATGA
- the dnaJ gene encoding molecular chaperone DnaJ — MATQKADYYETLGVPRNASADEIKRAFRRLAMQYHPDRNAEEGAAERFKEINEAYEVLSDSEKRAAYDRFGHAGVNGGFGARGFEGFGPFGGFGDIFDAFFGATQTRRRTPRRGADIQVRLDLTFEEAAFGTTKQVTINRTELCSRCNGLRAEPGTEPQRCPTCDGSGEVRRVQRSVFGQFINVTSCDRCRGDGLIIPTPCTNCRGSGRERVSRTIEVKVPAGVDTGSQIRLTNEGELGSYGGPRGNAYVVLNVEPHPVFERVEDDVVVALNVNFAQAALGDEIEIPTLDGTHKIKLEPGTQSGEVIRLRGKGIPHLRGGGRGDLLVHVQVNTPKKLTPQQKDLLRKLAATLDGGAPSEPKGILSKVKDALG, encoded by the coding sequence ATGGCTACTCAGAAAGCTGATTACTACGAGACCCTCGGCGTGCCGCGTAACGCAAGCGCGGACGAGATCAAGCGCGCGTTCCGCCGGCTGGCCATGCAGTACCACCCGGACCGCAACGCGGAAGAGGGCGCGGCAGAGCGCTTCAAGGAAATCAACGAGGCTTACGAAGTCCTGTCGGACAGCGAGAAGCGGGCCGCATACGACCGGTTCGGCCATGCTGGCGTAAACGGCGGTTTCGGGGCCCGCGGCTTCGAGGGCTTCGGGCCCTTTGGCGGCTTCGGCGACATATTCGATGCCTTCTTCGGCGCGACCCAGACGCGGCGGCGCACGCCGCGCCGCGGCGCCGACATCCAGGTGCGGCTGGACCTTACGTTCGAGGAGGCGGCGTTCGGCACCACCAAGCAGGTGACGATAAACCGGACGGAGCTGTGCTCCCGCTGCAACGGCTTGCGCGCTGAACCGGGGACGGAACCACAGCGCTGCCCGACGTGCGATGGCTCCGGCGAAGTGCGCCGCGTCCAGCGCAGCGTCTTCGGCCAGTTCATCAACGTCACCTCCTGCGACCGCTGCCGCGGAGACGGCCTCATTATCCCGACGCCCTGCACGAACTGCCGCGGCTCCGGCAGGGAGCGCGTCTCGCGGACCATCGAGGTCAAGGTACCCGCTGGGGTGGACACAGGGTCGCAGATCAGGCTGACGAACGAGGGCGAACTCGGCTCCTACGGCGGCCCCAGGGGCAACGCCTACGTGGTGCTCAACGTCGAGCCGCACCCGGTGTTCGAGCGAGTCGAGGACGATGTCGTAGTAGCCCTCAATGTCAACTTCGCGCAGGCGGCGCTGGGTGACGAAATCGAAATCCCGACCCTGGACGGCACGCACAAGATCAAGCTGGAGCCCGGTACCCAGAGCGGTGAGGTCATTCGCCTGCGGGGCAAGGGCATTCCTCACCTCCGCGGCGGCGGCCGCGGCGACCTGCTGGTGCACGTACAGGTCAACACGCCGAAGAAGCTGACACCCCAGCAGAAAGACCTACTGCGCAAGCTCGCCGCGACGCTGGACGGCGGGGCGCCGAGCGAGCCGAAGGGCATCCTGAGCAAGGTAAAGGACGCCCTGGGCTAG